One genomic window of Microbacterium sp. BH-3-3-3 includes the following:
- a CDS encoding DedA family protein: protein MNEILTWLLDVVQNVDPVLRTIVAGVAMVLETSVLVGLIVPGDTMVIVAGTAIASPLEGVLLGAAVVLGALIGESLGFWLGRYFGPRIRASRLGQKLGERNWDRADRYLRRRGGPAIFLSRFLPVLHSLVPLTVGMSGYSYRRFLAWTTPACLIWAGLYITVAATAAGTYRELADQLHYAGYLFVGILVAFLVLVFVAKKLIERAERRHLAEETTSLGPADGDVKD, encoded by the coding sequence GTGAACGAGATCCTCACGTGGCTGCTCGACGTCGTTCAAAACGTCGACCCCGTGCTGCGCACGATCGTCGCCGGTGTCGCGATGGTGCTCGAGACGAGCGTGCTGGTCGGTCTGATCGTTCCCGGCGACACCATGGTCATCGTGGCGGGCACCGCGATCGCGTCTCCGCTCGAAGGAGTGCTGCTGGGCGCAGCCGTCGTCCTGGGCGCGTTGATCGGCGAGAGCCTCGGCTTCTGGCTGGGCCGGTACTTCGGTCCCCGCATCCGTGCTTCGCGGCTGGGCCAGAAGCTCGGCGAACGCAACTGGGATCGCGCCGACCGGTACCTCCGCCGACGCGGCGGACCGGCGATCTTCCTCTCGCGCTTCCTTCCCGTACTGCACTCGCTCGTGCCGTTGACGGTGGGGATGAGCGGGTACAGCTACCGCCGGTTCCTCGCCTGGACGACCCCCGCGTGCCTGATCTGGGCCGGGCTGTACATCACCGTCGCGGCCACCGCCGCGGGCACCTACCGCGAGCTCGCCGACCAACTGCACTACGCCGGCTACCTCTTCGTCGGCATCCTCGTGGCGTTCCTCGTGCTGGTCTTCGTCGCCAAGAAGCTGATCGAACGCGCGGAACGTCGCCATCTGGCCGAAGAGACGACTTCCCTCGGACCAGCGGACGGCGACGTGAAAGACTGA
- a CDS encoding anthranilate synthase component I family protein, translating into MPHSTAPVALPAWVDPEAVFLHLLADADHAFWLDAGVDASTGWSWMGTGVPDPSSAPMDQDATSPGLAPGSPGEEAGAFRGGWVGWLTYEGDPVWLRVETFLAFDHAARRVWAFGDAEIARRAAEAPVPPPVPVAERRGAASGRVTPTRYAELIEACRARIREGDAYQLCLTTRFTVPGAVDPVAVFRRLRRASTSHHAGFVRSGDTALASASPERFLEVRGGAVHTHPIKGTRPRSADPVRDAALADALRTDAKERAENVMIVDLMRNDLSRVCEPSSVGVDRLLEVESYPHVHQLVSEVSGRLLPGTRVGALLEATFPAGSMTGAPKQSAMQILAGLEEAPRGVYSGAFGWIGDDGAADLAMVIRSVVVDADAAWVGAGGGITWRSVAASEVAEVGIKARAPLAALGAEVPPGW; encoded by the coding sequence GTGCCGCACTCCACCGCCCCGGTCGCCCTCCCCGCGTGGGTCGACCCCGAGGCGGTGTTCCTGCACCTTCTCGCCGACGCCGATCACGCGTTCTGGCTCGATGCCGGGGTCGACGCGTCGACCGGGTGGAGCTGGATGGGAACGGGCGTTCCCGACCCGTCGTCGGCGCCGATGGATCAGGATGCCACTTCACCCGGCCTCGCACCCGGATCACCCGGAGAGGAAGCCGGGGCGTTCCGCGGGGGATGGGTCGGCTGGCTCACGTACGAGGGTGACCCGGTCTGGCTGCGGGTGGAGACGTTCCTCGCGTTCGACCACGCCGCACGCCGCGTGTGGGCCTTCGGCGACGCCGAGATCGCCCGGCGCGCGGCCGAGGCCCCCGTGCCGCCGCCGGTGCCCGTCGCGGAGCGCCGGGGTGCGGCATCCGGTCGCGTGACACCCACCCGCTACGCGGAACTCATCGAGGCCTGCCGCGCGCGCATCCGCGAGGGCGACGCGTATCAGCTGTGCCTCACCACGCGATTCACCGTGCCCGGAGCCGTCGACCCCGTGGCGGTGTTCCGGCGCCTCCGCCGCGCCTCGACCTCGCACCACGCCGGCTTCGTGCGCTCCGGCGACACGGCGCTGGCGAGCGCATCGCCCGAGCGCTTCCTCGAGGTGCGCGGCGGGGCCGTGCACACCCACCCGATCAAGGGCACGCGTCCGCGATCCGCCGACCCGGTGCGCGACGCCGCCCTGGCCGACGCCCTGCGGACGGATGCCAAGGAGCGCGCCGAGAACGTCATGATCGTCGACCTCATGCGCAACGACCTGTCGCGGGTGTGCGAGCCGTCGAGCGTGGGCGTCGACCGTCTGCTCGAGGTCGAGAGCTACCCGCACGTGCACCAGCTCGTCAGCGAGGTGTCGGGGCGCCTGCTCCCCGGCACGCGCGTCGGTGCGTTGCTCGAGGCGACCTTTCCGGCCGGCAGCATGACGGGCGCCCCCAAGCAGTCGGCGATGCAGATCCTCGCCGGCCTCGAAGAAGCCCCGCGCGGCGTCTACTCCGGCGCCTTCGGGTGGATCGGCGACGACGGCGCGGCCGATCTCGCCATGGTGATCCGCAGCGTCGTCGTCGACGCGGATGCCGCCTGGGTCGGCGCCGGCGGGGGGATCACCTGGCGTTCTGTCGCGGCATCCGAAGTCGCGGAGGTGGGGATCAAGGCGCGAGCGCCCCTCGCCGCCCTCGGCGCCGAGGTACCGCCCGGGTGGTGA
- the leuS gene encoding leucine--tRNA ligase, with the protein MSQNSAPDPREGGFDTHAIQAKWQRAWADKDPFRAGGDDDTRPRKYVLAMFPYPSGDLHMGHAENYLYSDIVARFWRHRGYNVLNPIGWDSFGLPAENAAIKRGADPVEWTYANIAQQKESLKDYGVSFDWSRVLHTSDPEYYRWNQWLFQKLYDKGLAYRKDALVNWDPVDQTVLANEQVLPDGTSERSGAVVVKKKLTQWFLRITDYADRLLDDLNQLEGFWPSKVIQMQRNWIGRSIGADIEFEIEGRAEKITVFSTRPDTLHGATFFVVAPESDLAAELAASADQGVRESFEAYLAQVQRATDIERQATDRPKTGVFLGHHAINPVNGEKLPIWAADYVLADYGHGAVMAVPAHDQRDLDFARAFDLPVRVVVDTLAPVTGAIPVIELDDDGVPIDPLGDLDETDPVKTGVALTGDGRMVNSGSLNGLSKRHAIARMIEELEAKGVGRAAKTYRLRDWLISRQRYWGTPIPMLHGEDGSITPVPADQLPVTLPSVEGLDLKPKGTSPLGAATEWVEVTDPETGQTLLRDPDTMDTFVDSSWYYLRFLSPDSSTEAFSAREANKWGPVDFYIGGVEHAILHLLYARFITKALFDMGLVEFTEPFSSLINQGMVILDGTKMSKSKGNLVLFQEELDAHGADALRVALAFAGPVEDDKDWNDVSTTGAAKFLARALRIAHDVDSETDVVWAEGDPSLRRVTHRLLAEAPNLVEQTKFNVVVARLMELVNATRKAIDGKAGASDPAVREAAEVIAMTLDLFAPHTAEEMWQTLGYTGFVGLATWRQADPTLLVEDTVTAVVQIDGKVRATLEVSAKIGGDELEALARGDERVLRALGEREIVRAVVRPPKVVSFSTK; encoded by the coding sequence GTGTCTCAGAATTCCGCACCCGACCCCCGCGAGGGTGGCTTCGACACCCACGCCATCCAGGCGAAGTGGCAGCGAGCGTGGGCCGACAAAGATCCCTTCCGTGCCGGCGGCGACGATGACACGCGCCCCCGCAAGTACGTGCTGGCGATGTTCCCGTACCCCTCGGGCGACCTGCACATGGGTCACGCCGAGAACTACCTGTACTCCGACATCGTCGCGCGCTTCTGGCGCCACCGCGGCTACAACGTACTCAACCCCATCGGGTGGGACTCGTTCGGCCTGCCGGCCGAGAACGCCGCCATCAAGCGCGGCGCCGACCCGGTCGAGTGGACCTACGCGAACATCGCGCAGCAAAAGGAGAGCCTGAAGGACTACGGCGTCTCGTTCGACTGGAGCCGGGTGCTGCACACCAGCGACCCCGAGTACTACCGGTGGAACCAGTGGCTGTTCCAGAAGCTGTACGACAAGGGCCTCGCGTACCGCAAGGACGCCCTCGTCAACTGGGACCCGGTGGATCAGACCGTGCTCGCCAACGAGCAGGTGCTGCCCGACGGCACGAGCGAGCGCAGCGGCGCCGTCGTGGTCAAGAAGAAGCTGACGCAGTGGTTCCTGCGCATCACCGACTACGCCGACCGCCTGCTCGACGACCTGAACCAGCTCGAGGGCTTCTGGCCGAGCAAGGTCATCCAGATGCAGCGCAACTGGATCGGACGCTCGATCGGCGCCGACATCGAGTTCGAGATCGAGGGCCGCGCCGAGAAGATCACCGTCTTCTCGACCCGCCCCGACACGCTGCACGGTGCGACGTTCTTCGTCGTGGCGCCCGAGTCCGACCTCGCGGCCGAGCTCGCGGCATCCGCGGATCAGGGCGTGCGCGAGAGCTTCGAGGCGTACCTCGCCCAGGTGCAGCGTGCGACCGACATCGAGCGCCAGGCCACCGACCGGCCGAAGACCGGCGTGTTCCTCGGGCATCACGCGATCAACCCCGTCAACGGCGAGAAACTTCCGATCTGGGCCGCCGACTACGTGCTCGCCGACTACGGTCACGGTGCCGTCATGGCCGTGCCCGCGCACGACCAGCGCGACCTCGACTTCGCCCGCGCCTTCGACCTGCCCGTGCGGGTCGTCGTCGACACCCTCGCACCCGTCACCGGGGCGATCCCCGTCATCGAGCTCGACGATGACGGCGTGCCGATCGACCCGCTGGGCGACCTCGACGAGACCGACCCGGTGAAGACCGGCGTCGCGCTCACCGGAGATGGCCGCATGGTCAACTCGGGTTCGCTGAACGGCTTGTCCAAGCGCCACGCGATCGCCCGCATGATCGAGGAGCTCGAGGCGAAGGGCGTCGGCCGTGCCGCCAAGACGTACCGCCTGCGCGACTGGCTCATCTCGCGCCAGCGCTACTGGGGCACGCCCATCCCCATGCTGCACGGCGAAGACGGCTCGATCACGCCGGTCCCCGCCGACCAGCTGCCGGTCACCCTGCCGTCGGTGGAGGGCCTCGACCTGAAGCCCAAGGGCACCTCGCCGCTGGGGGCCGCGACCGAATGGGTCGAGGTCACCGACCCCGAGACCGGCCAGACGCTGCTGCGCGACCCCGACACGATGGACACCTTCGTCGACAGCTCGTGGTACTACCTGCGCTTCCTGTCGCCGGACAGCTCGACCGAGGCGTTCTCGGCTCGCGAGGCCAACAAGTGGGGCCCCGTCGACTTCTACATCGGCGGCGTCGAGCACGCCATCCTGCACCTGCTGTACGCGCGGTTCATCACCAAGGCGCTGTTCGACATGGGCCTGGTGGAGTTCACCGAGCCGTTCTCGAGCCTCATCAACCAGGGCATGGTCATTCTCGACGGCACCAAGATGTCGAAGAGCAAGGGCAACCTGGTGCTGTTCCAGGAAGAGCTCGACGCCCACGGTGCCGACGCCCTGCGCGTGGCGCTGGCCTTCGCCGGCCCGGTAGAAGACGACAAGGACTGGAACGACGTCTCGACCACGGGGGCGGCGAAGTTCCTCGCCCGCGCCCTGCGCATCGCGCACGACGTCGACAGCGAGACCGACGTGGTGTGGGCCGAGGGCGACCCCTCGCTCCGCCGCGTCACGCACCGCCTGCTGGCCGAGGCGCCGAACCTCGTCGAGCAGACGAAGTTCAACGTCGTCGTCGCCCGCCTGATGGAGCTGGTCAACGCCACCCGCAAGGCGATCGACGGAAAGGCCGGCGCGAGCGACCCCGCCGTGCGCGAGGCGGCCGAGGTCATCGCGATGACCCTCGACCTGTTCGCCCCGCACACCGCCGAAGAGATGTGGCAGACGCTCGGCTACACCGGCTTCGTGGGGCTCGCGACCTGGCGCCAGGCCGACCCGACGCTGCTGGTCGAAGACACCGTCACCGCCGTCGTGCAGATCGACGGCAAGGTGCGCGCCACCCTCGAGGTGTCGGCCAAGATCGGCGGCGACGAGCTCGAAGCCCTCGCCCGCGGCGACGAGCGCGTGCTCCGCGCGCTCGGTGAGCGCGAGATCGTGCGCGCGGTCGTGCGTCCGCCGAAGGTGGTCAGCTTCTCGACGAAGTAG
- a CDS encoding helix-hairpin-helix domain-containing protein: MTENVVLPAEARPPHAGEPLRARARLGIGAVVVLVLLAFAVTIGIGMVRGATGTEVVEPAVSASPPSAAVPQVGVYVHVAGAVREAGLYRLEVGDRVADAVARAGGFAEDAARDGVNLARPVADGEQIVVPVAGAEVASGGAAPTAGASDGLVDLNTATREQLDTLPRIGPALADRIIAWRDENGRFTSVDDLSSIPGFGDKMVEALRDLVRV, encoded by the coding sequence GTGACCGAGAACGTCGTCCTCCCCGCCGAGGCCCGGCCTCCCCACGCGGGGGAGCCTCTGCGGGCGCGGGCGCGGCTGGGGATCGGGGCGGTCGTGGTGCTGGTGCTGCTGGCGTTCGCCGTCACCATCGGGATCGGTATGGTGCGGGGTGCTACCGGGACGGAGGTTGTCGAGCCCGCCGTGTCGGCGTCGCCCCCCTCGGCCGCCGTCCCGCAGGTCGGTGTCTACGTGCACGTGGCGGGCGCGGTGCGTGAGGCCGGGCTCTACCGGCTCGAGGTCGGCGACCGCGTCGCCGATGCGGTCGCGCGCGCCGGCGGCTTCGCCGAGGACGCCGCGCGAGACGGGGTGAACCTCGCGCGGCCCGTCGCGGACGGCGAGCAGATCGTCGTCCCGGTGGCGGGAGCGGAGGTCGCGTCCGGGGGAGCCGCTCCGACCGCGGGAGCCTCCGACGGCCTCGTCGATCTGAACACGGCGACGCGCGAGCAGCTCGACACGCTCCCGCGGATCGGCCCCGCTCTGGCCGACCGCATCATCGCGTGGCGCGACGAGAACGGCCGCTTCACCAGCGTCGACGACCTGTCGTCGATACCGGGGTTCGGCGACAAGATGGTCGAGGCCCTGCGCGATCTGGTGCGGGTGTGA
- a CDS encoding ComEC/Rec2 family competence protein — MSERRALRRRALRPISVAVTTWGFAGLATGLPDARVLALVLAAGAGLAALAFLGRRHAVLAVATIAVACAAASVSSVAFVDAVREQVDALRVEGGRQLVLELTVTGRIDGTPDGGAWFDAVATEVRAGSVQLSGDIPARIGVDAEGRRALAEAAMGSEVEVVGRALPAEPGERAVLVVRAEEVARAAPPGGVWGWLEGLRSRLVASTDGLPQPGAGLVPGLAVGDTSSLDAATETAMTVSSLSHLTAVSGANCVIVVGAAFALLALCRAPRGARIVGALLVLAGFVALVTPEPSVVRAAAMASVALLALALGRPAVGIAVLSLATTVLLIVDPWLSRSVGFALSAAATAALLVLARPLAAGLERWMPRALALAIAVPASAQLVCGPLIVLIDPHVPLLGIVANLLADPAAAPATIAGALAAIAPFPWLQDGLTALAWIPASWIAAVAHTTAGISAQNIPWPDSLLGAGLLGLVGAAVFVAVVRPRRLPRTAALAAAASAVSLGLMLGQSAVRTVAGPLTVPAPWQVVMCDVGQGDATLWRSGAAIALVDTGPDPAALTGCLEKFGVEHLDLVVLTHFDLDHVGGAAAVLGRTDLVLHGPTDEGADQRLLERFAATGASLTQTTAGMTGTLGATRWQALHPPPRAEPGNDASVALDIAGPGFPRTEMLGDLGEDAQESLLRRADVTPVQVVKVAHHGSADQDADLYRRLHAAIGLIGVGADNRYGHPTASLLSILESTGTTVGRTDRDGALAVWMDEQGRLSLWRENGPAVDSVRSPTSSSPR, encoded by the coding sequence GTGAGCGAGCGGCGTGCGCTGCGGCGACGGGCACTCCGGCCGATCTCGGTGGCCGTCACCACCTGGGGCTTCGCGGGGCTCGCCACCGGGCTCCCCGACGCCCGCGTCCTGGCTCTCGTCCTCGCCGCGGGGGCCGGTCTCGCCGCCCTCGCCTTTCTGGGCAGACGGCACGCGGTCCTCGCCGTCGCCACCATCGCCGTCGCCTGCGCCGCGGCATCCGTATCGAGCGTGGCTTTCGTGGACGCCGTACGCGAGCAGGTCGACGCCCTGCGGGTGGAGGGCGGCCGGCAGCTCGTGCTCGAGCTCACGGTGACCGGACGTATCGACGGCACCCCGGACGGCGGGGCGTGGTTCGACGCCGTCGCCACGGAGGTCCGCGCCGGGAGCGTGCAGCTCTCGGGAGACATCCCGGCCCGCATCGGAGTGGATGCCGAGGGGCGCCGGGCTCTCGCCGAGGCCGCGATGGGCAGCGAGGTAGAGGTCGTCGGTCGCGCTCTGCCCGCCGAGCCGGGAGAGCGGGCGGTGCTCGTCGTCCGGGCCGAGGAGGTCGCGAGAGCGGCACCGCCGGGCGGGGTCTGGGGGTGGTTGGAAGGGCTCCGCAGCCGCCTCGTCGCATCGACCGACGGACTCCCGCAGCCCGGTGCCGGCCTCGTGCCGGGCCTCGCGGTGGGCGACACCTCGAGCCTCGACGCGGCGACCGAGACCGCGATGACGGTCTCGTCTCTTTCGCACCTCACGGCCGTGTCGGGCGCCAACTGCGTCATCGTGGTCGGGGCGGCCTTCGCCCTGCTCGCCCTCTGCCGCGCACCACGGGGAGCACGTATCGTCGGGGCGCTGCTCGTGCTCGCCGGCTTCGTCGCGTTGGTCACCCCCGAACCCAGCGTCGTGCGTGCCGCGGCCATGGCATCGGTGGCACTCCTCGCCCTGGCCCTGGGCAGACCGGCGGTCGGGATCGCCGTGCTGTCGCTGGCGACGACGGTGCTGCTGATCGTCGACCCCTGGCTCTCGAGGTCCGTGGGCTTCGCGCTCTCGGCCGCGGCCACCGCCGCCCTGCTCGTCCTCGCGCGGCCCCTCGCCGCCGGCCTCGAGCGCTGGATGCCGCGGGCTCTGGCGCTCGCGATCGCCGTGCCGGCCTCGGCGCAGCTCGTCTGCGGCCCGCTGATCGTGCTGATCGATCCGCACGTGCCGCTCCTGGGCATCGTCGCGAACCTCCTCGCCGATCCGGCGGCCGCCCCCGCCACCATCGCGGGCGCTCTCGCCGCCATTGCCCCGTTCCCCTGGCTGCAAGACGGGCTCACCGCCCTGGCCTGGATCCCCGCCTCGTGGATCGCCGCTGTCGCGCACACGACCGCGGGGATCTCGGCGCAGAACATTCCGTGGCCCGACAGCCTGCTCGGCGCCGGGCTGCTCGGGCTTGTCGGCGCCGCCGTGTTCGTCGCGGTCGTCCGCCCCCGCCGTCTGCCCCGCACCGCAGCCCTCGCCGCCGCGGCTTCCGCCGTCAGTCTCGGCCTGATGCTCGGTCAATCGGCCGTCCGCACGGTCGCGGGACCGCTCACCGTCCCCGCGCCGTGGCAGGTGGTCATGTGCGACGTGGGGCAGGGCGATGCCACGCTCTGGCGATCCGGAGCGGCCATCGCGCTCGTCGACACCGGGCCCGACCCGGCGGCGCTCACCGGCTGCCTCGAGAAGTTCGGGGTGGAGCACCTCGACCTCGTCGTGCTGACCCACTTCGACCTCGACCACGTCGGCGGCGCGGCGGCGGTGCTCGGGCGCACCGACCTCGTGCTCCACGGCCCGACCGACGAGGGCGCCGATCAGCGGCTGCTGGAGCGCTTCGCCGCCACCGGCGCCTCGCTCACGCAGACGACGGCCGGGATGACCGGCACGCTGGGCGCCACGCGTTGGCAGGCTCTGCACCCGCCGCCGCGAGCGGAGCCGGGCAATGACGCCAGCGTCGCCCTCGACATCGCCGGCCCCGGCTTCCCCCGCACGGAGATGCTCGGCGATCTGGGCGAGGACGCGCAGGAATCCCTGCTCCGACGCGCCGACGTGACGCCGGTGCAGGTCGTCAAAGTCGCGCACCACGGCAGCGCCGACCAGGACGCCGACCTCTACCGGCGACTCCACGCGGCGATCGGACTGATCGGCGTCGGTGCCGACAACCGCTACGGCCATCCCACGGCATCCCTCCTGTCGATCCTCGAGAGCACGGGCACGACCGTGGGCCGCACGGATCGAGACGGGGCTCTCGCCGTGTGGATGGACGAGCAGGGCCGCCTGTCGCTCTGGCGCGAGAACGGTCCCGCCGTCGACAGCGTTCGGAGCCCGACATCGTCTTCGCCTCGATAG
- the holA gene encoding DNA polymerase III subunit delta, with protein MTPAPRRSAPAKTKSAIPQVSWRTPQPAPVVLISGPEEVCAERATAGIRALLKSEDPSLEVTDIRADDYAAGTLLGVTSPSLFGEPRLVRVSGVEKCSDTFLSEAVSYLSQTQEGATVILRHTGASVRGKKLLDAIRAGQGAGIEIPCAAVKRDSDRFDFAVGEFKAAHKRIAPVALRSLVSAFADDLTELAAACQQLIADVPGDIDERIVERYYGGRVETSAFTVADTAIAGHYGPAMLALRHALASGADPVPLVAAVAMKLRTMARVAGTRESSSAAAQRLGMKDWQVDRARRDLVGWTGNTLGMAIHATARADAEVKGASRDAVFALERMITIIATRAPYGG; from the coding sequence GTGACCCCGGCACCCCGACGCTCCGCCCCCGCGAAGACCAAGTCGGCGATTCCCCAGGTGTCCTGGCGCACTCCTCAGCCCGCGCCCGTCGTGCTGATCTCCGGTCCCGAAGAAGTGTGCGCGGAGCGCGCGACCGCCGGCATCCGCGCGCTTCTCAAGAGCGAAGACCCGAGCCTCGAGGTCACCGACATCCGCGCCGACGATTACGCCGCCGGCACCTTGCTCGGCGTCACCTCGCCCTCGCTGTTCGGCGAGCCCCGCCTGGTCCGCGTGAGCGGCGTCGAGAAGTGCAGCGACACCTTCCTCAGTGAAGCCGTGTCGTACCTCTCGCAGACGCAAGAGGGCGCCACCGTCATCCTGCGCCACACCGGGGCGAGCGTGCGCGGTAAGAAGCTCCTCGACGCCATCCGTGCCGGGCAGGGCGCCGGCATCGAGATCCCGTGTGCGGCGGTGAAGCGCGACTCCGACCGCTTCGACTTCGCCGTGGGCGAGTTCAAGGCCGCGCACAAGCGCATCGCCCCCGTCGCCCTCCGCTCCCTGGTCTCGGCGTTCGCCGACGACCTCACCGAGCTCGCCGCCGCGTGCCAGCAGCTCATCGCCGACGTCCCCGGCGACATCGACGAGCGCATCGTCGAGCGGTACTACGGCGGGCGGGTCGAGACCTCGGCCTTCACGGTCGCCGACACCGCCATCGCCGGGCACTACGGCCCCGCCATGTTGGCGCTGCGGCACGCGCTGGCATCCGGAGCCGACCCCGTACCCCTCGTGGCCGCGGTCGCGATGAAGCTCCGCACCATGGCCCGGGTCGCCGGAACCCGCGAATCCTCGTCGGCGGCCGCCCAACGCCTCGGCATGAAGGATTGGCAGGTCGACCGTGCGCGGCGCGACCTGGTCGGGTGGACCGGCAACACCCTCGGCATGGCCATCCACGCCACGGCCCGCGCCGACGCCGAGGTGAAGGGCGCGTCGCGCGACGCGGTCTTCGCGCTCGAGCGAATGATCACGATCATCGCCACCCGCGCGCCGTACGGCGGCTGA
- the rpsT gene encoding 30S ribosomal protein S20, whose protein sequence is MANIKSQIKRNKTNDKAHERNKAVKSELKTHVRRTKQAVLAGDKEGALKALATATKKLDKAVSKGVIHQNQAANRKSAIAKSVAAL, encoded by the coding sequence GTGGCGAATATCAAGTCGCAGATCAAGCGCAACAAGACCAACGACAAGGCGCACGAGCGCAACAAGGCCGTCAAGAGCGAGCTGAAGACGCACGTGCGTCGCACCAAGCAGGCTGTGCTGGCCGGTGACAAGGAAGGCGCTCTCAAGGCGCTCGCCACCGCGACCAAGAAGCTCGACAAGGCCGTGAGCAAGGGTGTCATCCACCAGAACCAGGCCGCGAACCGCAAGTCGGCCATCGCGAAGTCGGTCGCCGCTCTCTGA
- a CDS encoding alpha/beta fold hydrolase — MTVQVVFVHGIRTSATMWRAQLAHLEERGNPAVAVDLPGHGTRRGEEFTLDEAFATIDRAVQDAATRGPVLLVGHSMGGLLCIEYVGREDPPPVAAFIAASCTSIPRGVGLAAYRFLARRFDSLPDRGLGLTNRVLDRTLPPETRPDFGAGGYAFEAQDTALASLSVLDLLASLRRIEVPLWFINGQWDQLRANEKLFVSVAREAELIVVPRTTHLVTAMRPRVFNALVDVALTTVEAAT; from the coding sequence ATGACGGTCCAGGTCGTGTTCGTGCACGGTATCCGCACCTCGGCGACGATGTGGCGCGCGCAGCTCGCCCACCTCGAGGAGCGCGGCAACCCGGCCGTCGCCGTCGACCTGCCCGGACACGGCACCCGCCGCGGCGAGGAGTTCACTCTCGACGAGGCGTTCGCCACCATCGACCGGGCGGTGCAGGATGCCGCGACCCGCGGCCCCGTGCTGCTCGTGGGCCATTCGATGGGCGGGTTGCTGTGCATCGAGTACGTCGGGCGCGAAGACCCGCCGCCGGTTGCGGCGTTCATCGCCGCATCGTGCACCTCGATCCCGCGGGGTGTGGGCCTCGCGGCCTACCGCTTCCTCGCGCGGCGGTTCGACAGCCTGCCCGACCGCGGCCTGGGGCTCACCAACCGCGTGCTCGACCGCACACTCCCACCCGAGACGCGGCCCGACTTCGGCGCGGGCGGATACGCCTTCGAGGCGCAGGACACCGCCCTGGCGAGCCTGTCGGTGCTCGACCTTCTGGCGTCGCTGCGCCGCATCGAGGTTCCGCTGTGGTTCATCAACGGGCAGTGGGATCAACTGCGCGCCAACGAGAAGCTGTTCGTGTCGGTGGCGCGCGAGGCCGAGTTGATCGTCGTCCCCCGCACCACGCACCTGGTGACGGCGATGCGGCCCCGCGTGTTCAACGCGCTGGTCGACGTGGCGCTCACCACCGTCGAGGCGGCGACCTGA